TCACCTCGGCGGCCGGACGTGCAACGTTCGACCGCCGACGTGTGTCTGGATGGTCATGAGCACCCGCCGCCGTCTCCTGCCCGCCCCCGCCGCGATCGCCGTGATGGCGGCCGGGCTCGCGCTCGGCGCGTGCGGCCAGCCGACCTCCGCCCCCGCCCCGGGAGCGGCGAGCGAGGTCGGGGCGACGACGCAGGAGGGTTCGAGCGTGCCCGCCGGCCCGGCGGGGACCGACGCCCCGACCGCCACGCTGGGCCCGACGGCATCCCCGACGGCATCCCCGTCGGTGGCCCTTCCTACGGTGGCGACGACGAAGGTCGGTGACCTCACGTTGACCGCGTCGATGGCGCGGGTGCTGCACGGTGTAAGTGACGTCAGGGGCACGCGGCAGCGGCCGGGTCTGCAGGTCGAGTACACCCTCGTCAACGGCGGGAGGCAGTCGCTCACGGCGTACGACCTCGTGCCCGCGCAGCTGGGCTCCGGCACCCTCGGCGACGTCGACCCCGAGCACGCGTGGGTCTACGCCGCCGACGGCGTCGTGCGGCTGAGCAAGCAGGCCTTCGACCCGGCGCCCAACGTGCGCTTCGCGGCGCCGCCGGTCACGGGGGCTCGCCCGCTGCCGGCCGGGGCGACCCTGACGGGCCGGGCGTGGGCGCCCTGGCCGCCGGTGCTCGACGTGCCCGGGACGACCTTCACGGCTCCCCGCGGACCGCTCCCGACGGATGCCGGGTCGTGGCAGTTCTGCGTCCAGGTGACCGGTGGCGCCGAGCAGGTCGGGCCGGCCCCCGACGCGGTGGGCGGCCGGGAGTCGCCGTCGACCGCGAGGGCCCGGGCCCCGCAGGGCGACGAGCTCGTCTGCACCGACCCGGTACCGCTGCCGACCCCCTGACCCACGCTCCGGCGCCCGACCCGCCTGGCCCCTGCCCGGGCCCATCCCTCCCGTCGAGAGGCCGATTGGACACCGTCGAAAGGCCAGTTGCCGACGCGGAAAGCCGTCACGAAGTGGCCACTCGACGGGATGTGGCGACGTGACGGGACGTGGCCCGTCGCCGGGAACTGGCCTTTCGACGGGGTCTAGGTGGCCTCTCGACGGGGGAGGCGGGCGGCGAGGGCGGTGCGGCTGCTCTCGAGGTGCTGCGCGAGGACGCGGGCGACCGCGTCGGCGTCCTTCTGCGCGAGGGCGTCAACCACCCGCTGGTGCTCGTCGTTCATGACGGTCGGGGCGGCGTGCTGGCTCAACATCCAGGCGAGCCGACCCGCGACCGGCTCGACCACGGCCGCGAGCACGGGGCTGTCGGCCAGCTCGACGAGGACGTCGTGGAACTCGGCGTTACGGGCCACGGCCTGCGCCGTGAGACCCGCGCGCCCCAGCCGGTCGGTGTCGTCGACGACCGCCTGCAGCCGGGCCAGGTCGTCGTCGGACACCACCTCGACGAGCCGCCGGGACAGCACGTCCTCGAGAGCCGACCGCACCTCGAACAGCATCGCCACCTCGGCGGCGTCGAGGTGTCGCACGACGAGCCCCCGCGGGGGCCGCTGCTCGGCGAAACCCTCGCGCTCGAGCGCCTGCAGGGCCTCACGGACGGGCACCCGCGACACCCCGAGCCGCTCGGCCAGCCGCCGCTCGACGAGCCGGTCCCCGGGGGCGAGCTCACCGTCGACGATGAGCTGCCGCACGGAGCTCGTCACCGACGCACGCAGCGACGGCGCGGCATCCGATGCCGGTGAGAAGACCATTGACGACCCCCTGAGGTTGGTATACCAATACGGTACCGCGCCCGGCGCCGATGCCGACGACGTCCGGGGCGGCCACGACAGGAGCCCCACCATGTGCCTGCACGACCACGACGCCGTCGACGCCAAGCCCACGTCCGCCATGACCCGTCGCGGGGTGCTTGGGGCCGCCTCCGTGCTCGCCGGGGTGACGGCGGTCGGCGTGGCCGGGGTGGCGGGGGCGGGTTCCGCGGCCGCCGCCGAGACCGACGCCACCGCAGCGCGCTACCCCGGGCGCCCGACGACCGTCGCCCCCCTCGTCATCGAGGGCGGCTCGCTCGTCGACCCCCTGACGGGCCACGTCGTCGAGGATGCCGTCGTGGTGCTGCGAGGCGGCAAGGTGCTCGCTGCCGGCACGCGCGCCGCCACCCGGCACGCCGTGGCCGCGGTCGGCCCGGGCGCCCGTCGCATCGACGTCACCGGTCGGTTCGTGCTCCCGGGCCTCGTCGACGTGCACGTGCACGCCAACGCCCTCGCCGACGCCAAGGCGCTCCTGTCGGCGGGCGCGACCTCGGTGCGCAGCGGCTCGTCGTCGTTCTACCAGGACGTCGCGATGCGCTCCCTGCCGACGTGGGCCCCCGGGCTCGCGCCGCGCATGCGGGCGGCGGGCATGTTCGTCTCGCCGCTGCTCGGTGACTCGGTGCTCGCCGACCCCGACCTCGCCCCGCTCGCGGCCCTGCCGACCGGCATCCAGTCGAAGCAGGACCTGCGCTACCTCGTCAAGGTCAACCTCTCGCGCGGGGTCGACGTCATCAAGACCCGGGCCAACCCGCGCGCCGGGCTGCCCGAGCAGGACCCCACCGAGCTCGTCTACGACAAGGAGCAGTTGTCGGCGGTCGTCAACGCCGCCGCGGGGCGTCCGGTGCTGTGCCACGCCTACAGCGAGGTCGGCATCGACGGGGCCGTGCGGGCCGGGGTCAAGAGCATCGAGCACGGCGTCTTCGTCGGCGACGCGACGATCGACCGCATGCAGGGGCTCGGCACGAACTTCACCCCGACCATGTCGGCCATCGTCGGGCTGCTCGAGTCGCCCGACCCCGTGCTCGCGGCGCGCGGCCGCGAGTACGTGCCGGTGCTCAAGGCGGCCGTCAAGGAGGCGCACGACCGTGGGGTCACCGTCGTCGCGGGGACCGACTCGTTCGGCACCGACGTCGACCCGATCGGCAAGGAGATCCGCCTGCTCACCGAGGCCGGGCTCAGCCCGCTCGACGGACTGCGTGCCGCGACGACGAGCGCCGCGCGCCTGCTCGGCTGGGAGCAGCAGGTCGGCCGC
This is a stretch of genomic DNA from Terracoccus luteus. It encodes these proteins:
- a CDS encoding GntR family transcriptional regulator, with the protein product MVFSPASDAAPSLRASVTSSVRQLIVDGELAPGDRLVERRLAERLGVSRVPVREALQALEREGFAEQRPPRGLVVRHLDAAEVAMLFEVRSALEDVLSRRLVEVVSDDDLARLQAVVDDTDRLGRAGLTAQAVARNAEFHDVLVELADSPVLAAVVEPVAGRLAWMLSQHAAPTVMNDEHQRVVDALAQKDADAVARVLAQHLESSRTALAARLPRREAT
- a CDS encoding amidohydrolase family protein; the encoded protein is MCLHDHDAVDAKPTSAMTRRGVLGAASVLAGVTAVGVAGVAGAGSAAAAETDATAARYPGRPTTVAPLVIEGGSLVDPLTGHVVEDAVVVLRGGKVLAAGTRAATRHAVAAVGPGARRIDVTGRFVLPGLVDVHVHANALADAKALLSAGATSVRSGSSSFYQDVAMRSLPTWAPGLAPRMRAAGMFVSPLLGDSVLADPDLAPLAALPTGIQSKQDLRYLVKVNLSRGVDVIKTRANPRAGLPEQDPTELVYDKEQLSAVVNAAAGRPVLCHAYSEVGIDGAVRAGVKSIEHGVFVGDATIDRMQGLGTNFTPTMSAIVGLLESPDPVLAARGREYVPVLKAAVKEAHDRGVTVVAGTDSFGTDVDPIGKEIRLLTEAGLSPLDGLRAATTSAARLLGWEQQVGRLRPGSLGDVVVTSRDPLADGGACEALDLVVAQGVVVRDDL